TCCTTCTCGATGTAGGTGTCCGACTGCGGGACGTAGGCCTCGGGCTGGTAGTAGTCGTAGTACGAGACGAAGTACTCGACGGCGTTGTTCGGCAGCAGCTCGCGGAACTCGTTCGCCAGCTGGGCGGCCAGCGTCTTGTTCGGTGCCATGACCAGGGTGGGGCGCTGGAGCTTCTCGATCATCCACGCGGTGGTGGCCGACTTGCCGGTGCCGGTCGCGCCGAGCAGCACCACGTCCTTCTCGCCGGCTTCGATGCGCCGGGCGAGCTCGGCGATGGCCGCCGGCTGGTCGCCGCTCGGCTGGTAGGGGCTGACGACCTCGAAGGGCGCCACCGTACGTTCGATCTGGGAAACGGGCCGCATGTCATCCACCGTACGACCCGCCACTGACAACCGGTTCCGATCAGCGGTTCCCGTGAGCGTGACATGCCTCGCGACGCTCCGCGGGGCGGGCCCGGGCGCGGGGGCGGGGGCCCGGCCGGCGGCACCGGGCGGGCGGCCGGAGGTCAGCGGTTCTGCGGGGTGCGGGCACGCCGGCCGGCCGGCCGGCGGCGGGCACCCGCCGTGAAGCGGGCGCCCCGGTGGTGCACGGGGACGTGGGCCGGGACGCCCGGCTTGTCCTCCGGCCGCGGCCAGTCCGGCTTCCCCATGACCATCAGCGGGTCGAACAGCACCACCACGCCCGCGAGGCAGAGGAAGGCCAGCGGGCCGATCAGCATGGGGGCGAGCAGAGCCGCCGGCGAGTCACCCGTGCCGGGGGTGGCCGTGCCGTGCAGGTGGACGCTCATGGCGGCCATGCCGGTGTAGTGCATGCCGCTGACCGCGAGGCCCATGACGAGACTCGCGCCGATGCTCCACAGGAACCCCCTGACCTGCCCGGCCGCCCAGAGGGCGGCGGTGGCGGCGGCCATCGCTATGACGACCGAGGCGGCGACGGTGAGGGTGTTGTACTCCAGCTGCCCGTCCAGGCGCATTCCGGCCATGCCCAGGTAGTGCATCGACGCGATGCCCAGGCCGGTGATGGTGCCGCCGGTGAACAGGGCCGTTCCGGTGGCGCCCCGGTACCCGACGATGAAGATGCCGATGCCCACCATGACGATGGCGACGGCCAGACTGGCGAAGGTCGTCGCCCTGTCGTAGTGGATCGGCGCCTCCTCGACGGTGAACCCCATCATCGCGATGAAGTGCATGGTCCAGATGCCGGACCCGATGGCCGCCGAGCCGAGGGCGAGCCAGCCGGGACGCCAGGATCCGGCCACCAGCATGGACCGGGTGGTGCAGCGCAGGCCGAGTGCGCCGCCCAGGCAGGCCAGGAGATAGGCCACCAGCGGCGTGACGAGACCGTAGCTGAATCCGTCGACCGTGCCTTGCATGCGCGGCTGCCCTTCCGCCCTCTTCCGTCCCTGAATGCCCTGTAACGCACCCCTTCCCACAACCGCCCGAGCGGCCGGGGTTGAGGCAGAGAGTATGACTCCCACCGGAATGGTCGAACGATATTCCGGCAAAGAAACACGCCCCCACCCCACTTGTGCGGCCCCGGTGAGGGGGCTGCGACAGCGCCGTTCGAGCCGTGGCCACCCCGTGCTCGCCTCACGTCGACCCTCTGCTGTCAGAGTTGAGCTGTCCGTGATCGCTCGACACGAGGAGTACGCATGCAGCCGCGCGCAGCCACCGCCACGACCGCCGCGCTCCTGGGGGCCGCCGCCCTGTTGTTCCCGGCGCCCGGCGCCCATGCCGAAGCCGCTGTGGAGCGGCCCGCCGTCATCGCCCACCGGGGGGCCTCCGCCTACGCGCCCGAGAACACGCTCGCCGCGGTCGACAAGGCGGCCGAGCTGGGGATCGCATGGGTGGAGAACGACGTCCAGCGCACCAAGGACGGCGAGCTCGTGGTGGTCCACGACGAGAGCCTGCGGCGCACGACCGACGTCGAGACGGTCTTCCCCGACCGGGCACCGTGGCACGTGAAGGACTTCACCGCGGCCGAGATCGCCCGCCTGGACGCCGGCAGCTGGTTCGGCCCCGCGTACGCGGGCGCGCGCGTGCCGACGCTGAAGGAGTATCTGCGCCGCGTCGAGTCCCACCACCAGAAGCTGCTCCTGGAGATCAAGAAGCCGGAGCTGTACCCGGGCATCGAGCGGGACACGCTGAAGGTCCTCGCCAACGAGGGCTGGCTCGACCGGGCGCATGTGACGGCCCGCCTCGTGCTGCAGAGCTTCAGCGCGGACAGCATGCGGACGGTCCACGCCCTCTGCCCCGCCGTCCGGACGGGGTTCCTCGGCTCGCCGCCCGTGGCGGAGCTGCCCGGGTACGCGGTGTTCGTGGACCAGATCAATCCCCCGTACGGCGCCCTGTCGACC
Above is a genomic segment from Streptomyces glaucescens containing:
- a CDS encoding MHYT domain-containing protein encodes the protein MQGTVDGFSYGLVTPLVAYLLACLGGALGLRCTTRSMLVAGSWRPGWLALGSAAIGSGIWTMHFIAMMGFTVEEAPIHYDRATTFASLAVAIVMVGIGIFIVGYRGATGTALFTGGTITGLGIASMHYLGMAGMRLDGQLEYNTLTVAASVVIAMAAATAALWAAGQVRGFLWSIGASLVMGLAVSGMHYTGMAAMSVHLHGTATPGTGDSPAALLAPMLIGPLAFLCLAGVVVLFDPLMVMGKPDWPRPEDKPGVPAHVPVHHRGARFTAGARRRPAGRRARTPQNR
- a CDS encoding glycerophosphodiester phosphodiesterase codes for the protein MQPRAATATTAALLGAAALLFPAPGAHAEAAVERPAVIAHRGASAYAPENTLAAVDKAAELGIAWVENDVQRTKDGELVVVHDESLRRTTDVETVFPDRAPWHVKDFTAAEIARLDAGSWFGPAYAGARVPTLKEYLRRVESHHQKLLLEIKKPELYPGIERDTLKVLANEGWLDRAHVTARLVLQSFSADSMRTVHALCPAVRTGFLGSPPVAELPGYAVFVDQINPPYGALSTGYVSSVHAVPGAHGRRLRVSAWTVDSADTARTVASYGVDGIITNRPDVVRDALRGE